A segment of the uncultured Fibrobacter sp. genome:
CTTCTGGGTATCAAGCGGTTTCAGACCATAGTAGCCTTCTTGCTGCACACCACCGGCCCAGCCGCCCATGCAGTGCATGCCGAATATGAGCTTGTACGGTTTCTTGTTGTCGTAATTGTCAGGAATGTCGATACGGATGGTGCGCTTGCCCTTGCTCCACTGGAATTCGTAGCTGCCGGACTTGACGCGATTCCAGGTCTTGCCGCAACCACGGGTGGGAACCGGATCATTCTTTAAGCCCCAACCGTAGGCGTACTGCGGTTCGGCCTTCGGCTTTTTCACCGTAAGAGCAAGATTCGTGTCGAGCTTATTCAAAAGCACCGAAAGGGTATCGAAACCGTCGGCAATGACCTTGAGCGTTTCGTTGGTCGTCAGCCTTGCAAGAGCAGCCTTTTGGCCGTTAGCGAAAGAGGCTCCGTAATTGCCATTAGAAGTAAAGCGGATGCTGCGTTGTGCACTTCCGATTTTCACGTTCGCATAGTAAGCCCCTTGGGCCTTGACGCATGCCTGCAAATCGAGGCTGCCCGAACCATAAAGGGTTTCGCTCATCAGGCGATTACCCATCATGTCGAAGATCTGGACCTGTACGGGTTCACTGGAACGTTGAGAGAAAGAAAGAACGCCGTTATTGACGCTGATATAGCCCGGAAGCACGCGTCCCATCACAGACATTCCTTCTTCGTGGAATTTAAATTCACCCTTGTCATCGGTCTTGGTAGAAAGGCCATTTTTGACAAGTAAAACAGATGCACCGCTTACCGCGCCGCCCTGTTCGTCACTCACTTTGCCCGTAAGCGTAAAGGCACTAGCCGATACAGCCATTGCGCAAGCGAGAGCCAGAGATTCCCAAACACTCTTTTTCATAGTAGCTCCTTATATTGCTTTTATGGAAAATAAATTCAAAAGGGAGCCATTGTTCACGCCGAAAGGCAATTGGTTTGGACAAAATATCCAAAAGCAGGTTTAAGAGATTTTACAAGGCCGCCGTTTTACAGCAATTTTAAGCGAATCAGAGCAAAGAAAAGGCCGGAATATACTATTTTATTACGCAAATAACATCTAGTTTGGAGAAAATATGAAAAAGCTTTGGACGCTCATTGCAAGCACCATGTTGGTTGCTTCCGTCGCATTTGCTCAGGACGACTTTGATCCTGAATATACCGATCAGGCCGAAGAACAGGTCGCTGAACAAGCAGAAGAACAAGCTGAAGAGCAACCCGCCGAACAGGAACAGGTTGCTGAACCTGTAGAAGAAAAGGCTAACGTAGCAGAAGAACCTGCTCCGGCACCCGCTCCGGCTCCGCAGTACCAGGCTAGCGCTCAAGAGCCCGCACAAGAAAACGTCCAGAATGACGAATACGCTCCGGCAAACGCCAACAACACGCCCTTCTTTGGCTTCGGTGTGAAGTTCGCCTTCAATTACGGCAGAATGTTCGGCTTCAAGGAAGACCTCGACAACGATAGCGACATCGACGGAACCCCGTCGGGCATCGGTTTTGACGGTGGTATCATGTTCCGCATCCAGATGATTCCGAACCTGTACTTTACCCCCGAGGTCAACATTGCCCATATTACCACCGAACACGAATTCATGCACCTCAAGCGCAAGTACGTTTCTACGGACTTGGAACTCCCCTTGCTGATGCGCGGCGTCATTGCCAATAGATTCTACGTGACCGGCGGCGCCCAGTTCAACTTCACCTTGAGCAGCAAGGCTAAAATCGACGCCGTTGAAAACGCCACCTTGGACATCCCGGTCAAAAGCAACGAAAAAGTCGAACAGGCAACGTTTGGATTCGGCATTGTAGCCGGTGCAGGCGTCAACATTGTTGCAGGTCTCTTCTTCGACTTCCGCTTCTACATGGGCATCACGGAACTCTACCCCGACGTGAAGACCCTGGACGACCTGGAATTCGCTACGGGCGATTACTCCTTGGTTGACATGTCTGGCGCAAGAATGATGAAGTTCAAGGTCGGTCTCAGCTACTGGATTATCTAATTGAAATTCCTTTCGAACTTGACTTACAAGGAATGTGCCCCTGTAGTTACTGCAGAGGCCATGCGCTTCTTGGATGGAGACACCAAGAGGAGCCGCGTTTCTAGCGCCGGATTTCCGCCGTTTTGGGAACCCCAAACCGAAATTGACGCAGAATTCGTAGATGGATTCGCTACCGCCATCGATGCCGGATACGGCCTGATGAAATTGGCGGGGCAAAAGCTCTTTGAAAAAGCAATTGATATGCTCGGCGAAAACCGCGAAGGCAAATCGGTCGCCGTATTTGTCGGCGGCGGAAACAACGGCGGCGACGGCCTCGTTCTTTCCAAATTGCTGATTGAAGCAGGTATTCCCTGTACAGTCTATTCGCTCGCCAAGGCCGAAACCTTCAAGAACGAAGCGGCCATGGCGTACCAGGATTTCTCGGAAAGCGGCGGAAAGCTCATTGTCATTAATGACCTCCCCGTACACGAACCGAAATTCGCTCTTGCCGTGGACTGCATGCTCGGCAACGGAGCCTCGGGCGAACTGCGCCCGGCCTTTGCTCGAGTCGTCATCAACTTGAACGAATGGAACATTCCGATTCTTGCAGCAGACGCCCCTACCGGTTTTGATTCTTCGGAACACCGCTGCGGCGAAAACTGCATTCAAGCCACCGAGACGCTTGTCTTTGGTCTCCCCCGCTTGGACGCCTACACCAACGAAGGCGCTCGCGTTTTCGGCAAGACGACGGTCGAACCGCTCGACTACCCCGAAAACCTGATTGACAAAGTCCTGTCGGGCGTATTCCTCGCCACCGAAGACATGATTCCGGCATTGCTCCCCGACCGCGACGAATTTGGCGACAAGCGCAGCCAAGGTACCGCCATGGTGATTGCTGGTTCCGGCAATATGACCGGGGCAGCCGCCCTTTGTACCAAGGCATGCCTTAGAAGCGGTGCAGGCCTTGTCACAACGGCAACACCGAAGGCTTTGCTCCCGGCTTTGCAATCCAAGCTTGACGAGCCCGTATTCTACGGTATAGGAAATGCGACGACAGACAAGCTTTCGATTATGCACTTGATGCAGTTGCAGGATATCGCGACACACCAAAACGCCATCGCCATCGGTCCCGGACTTGGAACCGACACCGAAACGCAAGACGCAGTCCGCATGTTCCTGACCGGACTCACGATTCCCGTGGTTGTCGACGCCGACGCGATTAACGCCTGTGGTTCTGCATTCTTCTGCATGGAAGGCGGCCCTGCGAATGCGATTGTCACGCCGCACAAGCGCGAATGGGAACGCAACTTCGGTCCGCTTCCGGCAAACGAATGCTTTTACCCGGAATACCTGCAGCAGTTTGCGACGCAGTTCAAGATTACGATTGTACTGAAGGGTTGCCCCACTTACGTGGCGATTCCCGACGGACGCGTGTACGTGATTCCGGCCCGCAACTCGGGCCTAGCGAAGGGCGGTGCAGGCGATGTGCTTACCGGCATTATCACCGCACTACTCGCACAG
Coding sequences within it:
- a CDS encoding esterase, which produces MKKSVWESLALACAMAVSASAFTLTGKVSDEQGGAVSGASVLLVKNGLSTKTDDKGEFKFHEEGMSVMGRVLPGYISVNNGVLSFSQRSSEPVQVQIFDMMGNRLMSETLYGSGSLDLQACVKAQGAYYANVKIGSAQRSIRFTSNGNYGASFANGQKAALARLTTNETLKVIADGFDTLSVLLNKLDTNLALTVKKPKAEPQYAYGWGLKNDPVPTRGCGKTWNRVKSGSYEFQWSKGKRTIRIDIPDNYDNKKPYKLIFGMHCMGGWAGGVQQEGYYGLKPLDTQKTAIFVAPEGNGNQAPWGQDDYLLFDELLADLQSNLCIDSSRVFSTGFSYGSMFSNGLSWNHQDVLRAVAVYETAERNIWLPQRQNKGVGWMGVLGLQDNLCTPQMGRAARDIILTLNSEGGKAKNEKAQEYGGSGPHVCYDYTTVEERFPVRWCTQNGGHIWDHKDPGQQKSWVPQATWDFFSKF
- a CDS encoding porin family protein — its product is MKKLWTLIASTMLVASVAFAQDDFDPEYTDQAEEQVAEQAEEQAEEQPAEQEQVAEPVEEKANVAEEPAPAPAPAPQYQASAQEPAQENVQNDEYAPANANNTPFFGFGVKFAFNYGRMFGFKEDLDNDSDIDGTPSGIGFDGGIMFRIQMIPNLYFTPEVNIAHITTEHEFMHLKRKYVSTDLELPLLMRGVIANRFYVTGGAQFNFTLSSKAKIDAVENATLDIPVKSNEKVEQATFGFGIVAGAGVNIVAGLFFDFRFYMGITELYPDVKTLDDLEFATGDYSLVDMSGARMMKFKVGLSYWII
- a CDS encoding NAD(P)H-hydrate dehydratase, yielding MKFLSNLTYKECAPVVTAEAMRFLDGDTKRSRVSSAGFPPFWEPQTEIDAEFVDGFATAIDAGYGLMKLAGQKLFEKAIDMLGENREGKSVAVFVGGGNNGGDGLVLSKLLIEAGIPCTVYSLAKAETFKNEAAMAYQDFSESGGKLIVINDLPVHEPKFALAVDCMLGNGASGELRPAFARVVINLNEWNIPILAADAPTGFDSSEHRCGENCIQATETLVFGLPRLDAYTNEGARVFGKTTVEPLDYPENLIDKVLSGVFLATEDMIPALLPDRDEFGDKRSQGTAMVIAGSGNMTGAAALCTKACLRSGAGLVTTATPKALLPALQSKLDEPVFYGIGNATTDKLSIMHLMQLQDIATHQNAIAIGPGLGTDTETQDAVRMFLTGLTIPVVVDADAINACGSAFFCMEGGPANAIVTPHKREWERNFGPLPANECFYPEYLQQFATQFKITIVLKGCPTYVAIPDGRVYVIPARNSGLAKGGAGDVLTGIITALLAQGLPTAEAAVLGVLLHQKAGRLTREKMGAFGMLPTDVIEMLPAAFSC